The following proteins come from a genomic window of Microbacterium lemovicicum:
- the typA gene encoding translational GTPase TypA — protein sequence MARALRSDLRNVAIVAHVDHGKTTLVDAMLRQTGSFGEHAHVDERAMDSNDLEREKGITILAKNTAITYKGAHAGGDEITINVIDTPGHADFGGEVERGLSMVDGVVLLVDASEGPLPQTRFVLRKALEAKLPVILLVNKTDRPDARIAEVEEEAHDLLLGLASDLVDDVPDLDVDALLDVPVVYASGRAGAASLNRPANGTLPDNDDLEPLFGAILEHIPAPSYDDDAPLQAWVTNLDSSPFLGRLALLRVFNGTLKKGQTVAWVRADGTVSSARITELLKTRALERYPAESAAPGDIVAIAGFPDITIGETIADPEDVRPLPQIHVDDPAISMTIGTNTSPLAGKVKGHKLTARLVKDRLDRELIGNVSLKVVDIGRPDAWEVQGRGELALAILVENMRREGFELTVGKPQVVTKKVDGKTFEPFEHLTIDAPEEYLGAITQLLATRKGRMENMTNHGTGWVRMEFIVPSRGLIGFRTEFLTTTRGTGIANAISHGYEPWAGQIVTRQNGSIVADRTGVVTPFAIIALQERMSFFVQPTQEVYEGMVIGENSRNDDMDVNITKEKKLTNMRQSTSDTFESMTPSRQLSLEESLEFAREDECVEVTPEIVRIRKVNLDATERARATARLKRQDASV from the coding sequence ATGGCGCGCGCCCTCCGTTCAGATCTCCGCAACGTCGCGATCGTCGCCCACGTCGACCACGGCAAGACGACCCTCGTCGACGCCATGCTGCGCCAGACCGGCTCCTTCGGCGAGCACGCGCACGTCGACGAGCGCGCGATGGACTCGAACGACCTCGAGCGTGAGAAGGGCATCACGATCCTGGCCAAGAACACGGCCATCACCTACAAGGGCGCGCACGCCGGCGGTGACGAGATCACCATCAACGTCATCGACACCCCGGGTCACGCCGACTTCGGCGGCGAGGTCGAGCGCGGCCTGTCGATGGTCGACGGCGTCGTCCTCCTCGTCGACGCGAGCGAGGGCCCCCTGCCCCAGACGCGCTTCGTGCTGCGCAAGGCCCTCGAGGCCAAGCTCCCCGTCATTCTGCTGGTCAACAAGACCGACCGCCCCGACGCCCGCATCGCCGAGGTCGAGGAGGAGGCCCACGACCTGCTGCTGGGGCTCGCGTCCGACCTCGTCGACGACGTGCCCGACCTCGACGTCGACGCGCTCCTCGACGTTCCCGTGGTCTACGCCAGCGGCCGTGCCGGCGCCGCATCGCTCAACCGGCCCGCCAACGGCACCCTCCCCGACAACGACGACCTCGAGCCCCTCTTCGGCGCGATCCTCGAGCACATCCCGGCCCCGTCGTACGACGACGACGCTCCGCTGCAGGCATGGGTCACCAATCTCGACTCCAGCCCGTTCCTCGGCCGTCTCGCCCTCCTGCGCGTCTTCAACGGCACGCTGAAGAAGGGCCAGACCGTCGCCTGGGTGCGTGCCGACGGCACCGTCAGCAGCGCGCGCATCACCGAGCTGCTCAAGACCCGCGCCCTCGAGCGCTACCCGGCCGAGAGCGCCGCCCCCGGCGACATCGTCGCGATCGCGGGCTTCCCCGACATCACCATCGGCGAGACCATCGCCGACCCGGAGGACGTGCGTCCGCTGCCGCAGATCCACGTCGACGACCCGGCCATCTCGATGACCATCGGCACCAACACCTCGCCGCTCGCCGGCAAGGTCAAGGGCCACAAGCTCACGGCGCGTCTCGTCAAGGACCGCCTCGACCGCGAGCTGATCGGAAACGTCTCGCTCAAGGTCGTCGACATCGGACGCCCCGACGCGTGGGAGGTGCAGGGCCGCGGCGAGCTCGCCCTGGCGATCCTCGTCGAGAACATGCGCCGCGAGGGCTTCGAGCTGACCGTGGGCAAGCCCCAGGTGGTCACGAAGAAGGTCGACGGCAAGACGTTCGAGCCGTTCGAGCACCTCACGATCGACGCCCCCGAGGAGTACCTCGGCGCGATCACGCAGCTGCTCGCGACCCGCAAGGGCCGCATGGAGAACATGACGAACCACGGCACCGGCTGGGTGCGCATGGAGTTCATCGTCCCCTCGCGCGGTCTCATCGGCTTCCGCACGGAGTTCCTCACCACGACCCGCGGCACCGGCATCGCCAACGCCATCTCGCACGGCTACGAGCCCTGGGCCGGTCAGATCGTGACCCGCCAGAACGGGTCGATCGTCGCCGACCGCACGGGCGTGGTCACGCCGTTCGCGATCATCGCGCTCCAGGAGCGGATGTCGTTCTTCGTGCAGCCCACGCAGGAGGTCTACGAGGGCATGGTCATCGGCGAGAACTCGCGCAACGACGACATGGACGTGAACATCACGAAGGAGAAGAAGCTGACCAACATGCGTCAGTCCACCTCCGACACGTTCGAGTCCATGACCCCCTCGCGCCAGCTGTCCCTCGAGGAGAGCCTCGAGTTCGCCCGCGAGGATGAGTGCGTCGAGGTGACGCCCGAGATCGTCCGCATCCGCAAGGTGAACCTGGACGCCACGGAGCGCGCACGCGCGACGGCCCGCCTCAAGCGCCAGGACGCCTCGGTCTGA